In one Bartonella grahamii subsp. shimonis genomic region, the following are encoded:
- a CDS encoding DUF721 domain-containing protein: protein MRKQLKKHIFYPLSETVYKILDPVLRKRAGLNVGLIEHWPQIAGYDISEHTMPLKIIWKRRVDQDEVFQPATLVVACEGFAALKLMHETEELLHRINGFFGYIAIDRIKIEQRNMSGFITHLPLKTPLSEQDKKRVEKMLEGIEDKSLHQSLYKLGCCIFLEKNNK from the coding sequence ATGAGAAAACAACTTAAAAAACATATCTTTTATCCTCTTTCTGAGACGGTATACAAAATACTTGATCCAGTTTTACGCAAACGCGCAGGGCTTAATGTAGGGCTTATAGAACATTGGCCACAAATTGCGGGCTATGATATCAGTGAACATACAATGCCGCTTAAAATTATTTGGAAACGTCGTGTAGATCAAGATGAAGTTTTTCAGCCAGCAACACTTGTTGTCGCATGTGAAGGATTTGCTGCGTTAAAATTGATGCATGAAACAGAGGAATTACTTCATAGAATTAACGGATTTTTTGGCTATATTGCTATTGATCGCATCAAGATTGAGCAAAGGAATATGTCGGGTTTTATAACTCACTTGCCTCTAAAAACGCCTTTGAGTGAACAAGACAAAAAACGCGTGGAAAAAATGCTTGAAGGAATTGAAGATAAAAGCTTACACCAATCACTTTATAAACTTGGCTGTTGCATTTTCTTAGAAAAAAATAATAAATAG
- the mutY gene encoding A/G-specific adenine glycosylase, translating to MYEISSHLLAWYDQNHRHLPWRITPEKQKQGIRPDPYQVWLSEIMLQQTTVETVKPYFKKFLKLWPDLSSLAKASQEDIMKAWAGLGYYSRARNLKKCAKQLVENYAGQFPQSVKELRTLAGIGDYTAAAIAAIAFNHPVAVVDGNIERVVARLFAITSILPKAKAEIKEKTQKITALNRPGDFAQAMMDLGATICTPRKPSCCICPLQCLCKAAKMQQPESFPVKAPKKERPSKTGIAFVVLNKKRQIYLEKRQTQKLLGGMTQIPNNIGINNENGLQNAPFTANWQFKGQITHVFTHFSLKLDVYYTEDVHEMNCENGWWCNIQHLAEEALPTVMKKAISVALPDSFRFK from the coding sequence ATGTATGAAATTTCTTCGCACCTCCTTGCTTGGTACGATCAAAATCACAGACATCTCCCATGGCGGATTACCCCCGAAAAGCAAAAACAAGGTATCCGTCCTGATCCTTATCAAGTTTGGCTTTCTGAAATCATGCTTCAACAAACAACCGTTGAAACAGTTAAGCCTTATTTTAAAAAGTTTCTGAAACTATGGCCTGATCTTTCCTCTTTAGCAAAAGCCTCACAAGAGGACATCATGAAAGCATGGGCTGGACTTGGTTATTATTCACGCGCACGTAATCTTAAAAAATGTGCGAAACAGCTTGTTGAAAACTACGCAGGACAATTTCCACAATCTGTAAAAGAATTGCGAACTCTAGCCGGTATTGGAGATTATACTGCCGCTGCCATTGCTGCAATTGCTTTTAACCACCCTGTAGCAGTGGTTGATGGTAATATCGAACGTGTCGTAGCGCGCCTTTTTGCTATCACTTCAATATTACCAAAAGCAAAAGCTGAAATTAAAGAAAAAACACAAAAGATTACGGCTTTAAATCGTCCTGGTGACTTTGCTCAAGCAATGATGGATTTAGGAGCAACAATTTGTACTCCACGCAAACCATCTTGTTGTATCTGCCCTCTTCAATGTTTATGTAAAGCAGCAAAGATGCAGCAACCGGAATCTTTTCCAGTCAAAGCCCCTAAAAAAGAGCGCCCTTCAAAAACAGGCATTGCTTTTGTGGTCCTTAATAAAAAAAGACAAATTTATTTGGAAAAACGACAGACGCAAAAACTCCTTGGTGGAATGACCCAAATTCCTAATAATATTGGCATAAACAACGAAAATGGGCTCCAAAACGCACCTTTTACTGCCAATTGGCAATTCAAAGGACAAATTACGCATGTTTTTACTCACTTTTCTCTAAAACTTGATGTTTACTATACTGAGGATGTTCATGAAATGAATTGTGAAAATGGTTGGTGGTGTAACATTCAACATCTTGCCGAAGAAGCGCTCCCTACTGTTATGAAAAAAGCCATTTCCGTAGCACTTCCTGATTCTTTCAGATTTAAATAA
- a CDS encoding HAD family hydrolase: MPQIDLIIFDCDGVLVDSEYLAAKIGSQLLKQTGYEISPEELSERFAGLIFRDILKHVEQETEKPISAHLIDQMTNIFRTQIKTELRAIDNVREAVEIIQTRYPYCICSNAKSVDIKEMLTTVDLYDLFEGKIFSAPEVGTKKTKPAPDVFLFAAQQLQVEPQNTIVIEDSLHGVHAAIAAGMRVIGFTGGSHSYFGHSNALAEAGAETVIAKHAHLGEVLEAMAVWRDLL, translated from the coding sequence ATGCCTCAGATAGATCTTATTATTTTTGATTGTGACGGAGTTCTCGTCGACTCTGAATATCTTGCTGCAAAAATTGGATCTCAATTGCTCAAACAAACAGGATATGAAATATCACCCGAAGAATTGAGTGAGCGTTTTGCAGGGCTTATCTTTCGCGATATTCTTAAACACGTTGAACAGGAAACAGAAAAACCAATTTCTGCTCATCTCATAGATCAGATGACTAATATTTTTCGTACACAAATAAAAACTGAATTACGGGCTATTGATAATGTAAGAGAAGCCGTAGAAATTATCCAAACACGCTATCCCTACTGTATCTGCTCTAATGCAAAAAGCGTAGATATAAAAGAGATGCTCACCACGGTTGATCTCTACGACCTTTTTGAAGGTAAAATATTTTCAGCACCTGAAGTTGGAACAAAAAAAACGAAACCGGCCCCTGATGTTTTCCTTTTTGCTGCACAACAATTACAAGTAGAGCCCCAAAACACTATCGTTATAGAAGATTCACTTCATGGTGTACACGCAGCCATAGCAGCAGGCATGCGTGTCATCGGCTTTACGGGAGGATCACATAGCTATTTTGGCCACTCTAATGCGCTTGCAGAAGCTGGTGCAGAAACAGTTATCGCAAAACATGCTCATTTAGGAGAAGTCTTAGAAGCAATGGCAGTATGGCGAGATTTATTATAA
- a CDS encoding DsbA family protein, with protein sequence MVKYRSFLSFGIIFLFITIVQNSVTVALARDPKPVETVDMAELLQSGKIKDRFEGEVDAPVTIVEYASLTCVHCAHFYNDILPQIRKKYIKTGKVKLIFRDYAFDPRATAGFMLARCAPEDRYFPLIEVLFQKQNEWAWGKDALTPLKQISLMAGFTDESFTACLKNQAVLDEVNASFERGKKLGVTATPTFFINGSKYEGAMKVEDFFSVIDSFLKN encoded by the coding sequence ATGGTAAAATATCGTTCTTTTTTATCTTTCGGGATAATTTTTCTCTTCATAACGATTGTACAAAACAGTGTAACAGTTGCTTTAGCGCGTGATCCCAAACCAGTGGAAACTGTTGATATGGCAGAGCTTCTCCAATCGGGTAAAATAAAGGATCGCTTTGAGGGGGAGGTGGATGCACCAGTAACAATTGTTGAGTATGCTTCGTTAACATGTGTTCATTGTGCACATTTTTATAATGATATACTTCCTCAAATTCGTAAAAAATACATCAAAACAGGAAAAGTAAAACTGATTTTCCGTGATTATGCTTTTGATCCTCGGGCAACAGCAGGTTTTATGTTGGCACGGTGTGCACCAGAAGATCGCTATTTTCCTTTGATAGAAGTTTTATTTCAAAAACAAAATGAGTGGGCTTGGGGAAAAGATGCTCTGACACCATTGAAACAAATTAGCTTAATGGCGGGTTTTACAGATGAAAGTTTTACCGCATGTTTGAAAAATCAAGCCGTTTTAGATGAAGTGAATGCATCTTTTGAGCGTGGTAAAAAACTTGGGGTTACAGCAACGCCTACTTTCTTTATTAATGGTAGTAAATATGAAGGTGCCATGAAAGTAGAAGACTTTTTTTCAGTGATTGATAGTTTTCTTAAAAACTGA
- a CDS encoding pitrilysin family protein, producing MDVDICRLSNGLTIATHTMQQIDSVALGIWVKVGSRNETSTQHGIAHLLEHMAFKGTQNRTAFQIATDIEDVGGEINATTSIETTAYFARVLKSDIPLAIDILADILMHSKFDDDELEREKQVIFQEIGAAHDTPDDIVFDHFTETAFRHQSLGRSILGTAKTIQSFTSTDLHDFINKQYSADRMIVVAAGAVKHESFLREVESRLGTFRSHSTAPLTNLANYVGGDFREYRDLMDTQVVLGFEGRAYHARDFYAAQILSIILGGGMSSRLFQEVREKRGLCYSIYAFHWGFSDTGLFGVHAATGQEGLKELIPVILDELSKISKNIHANELQRAQTQYRANLTMSQENPSSQAHLIARQILLYGRPIPISETIERLNLITPKRLTDLAHRLFTNSTPTLTAVGPVGPLMNFDDLTSTLSYKLK from the coding sequence ATGGATGTAGATATATGTCGCCTTAGTAATGGTTTGACTATCGCCACACATACAATGCAACAAATTGATAGTGTTGCCCTCGGAATATGGGTAAAAGTAGGCTCACGCAATGAAACCTCCACACAGCATGGTATTGCTCATCTTCTTGAGCATATGGCTTTTAAAGGAACCCAAAACCGCACTGCTTTTCAAATTGCAACCGATATTGAAGATGTTGGCGGTGAAATCAATGCCACAACCAGTATTGAAACAACAGCTTACTTTGCACGTGTACTTAAAAGCGATATCCCACTTGCTATAGACATTTTAGCCGATATTTTAATGCATTCAAAATTTGACGACGATGAACTAGAACGAGAAAAACAAGTAATCTTTCAGGAAATTGGTGCCGCCCATGATACTCCTGATGATATTGTTTTTGATCACTTTACAGAAACAGCCTTTCGTCATCAATCCCTTGGACGCTCTATTTTAGGAACAGCTAAAACTATTCAATCATTTACATCTACTGATCTCCATGATTTCATCAATAAACAATATAGTGCAGATCGTATGATTGTCGTTGCTGCAGGAGCTGTAAAGCACGAAAGTTTCTTGCGAGAAGTTGAAAGTCGTCTTGGTACTTTTCGCTCCCATTCAACCGCACCTCTTACTAATCTTGCAAATTATGTCGGTGGCGACTTTCGTGAATATCGCGATTTAATGGATACACAAGTTGTTTTAGGGTTTGAAGGGCGTGCTTATCACGCACGTGATTTTTATGCGGCCCAAATTCTTTCAATCATTCTTGGTGGTGGTATGTCTTCACGTCTTTTTCAAGAGGTAAGAGAGAAACGTGGATTATGCTATTCTATTTATGCTTTTCATTGGGGATTTTCAGATACTGGGCTTTTTGGTGTTCACGCAGCTACCGGACAAGAAGGGCTCAAAGAACTTATTCCTGTGATTCTTGATGAACTTTCCAAGATCAGCAAAAATATTCACGCCAATGAACTGCAACGAGCACAAACGCAATATCGTGCGAATCTGACAATGTCACAGGAAAATCCCTCTAGTCAAGCACATCTCATTGCTCGCCAAATACTCCTTTATGGGCGACCAATTCCAATATCGGAAACAATTGAACGCCTCAATCTCATCACTCCTAAAAGATTAACTGATTTAGCACATCGTCTTTTTACAAATTCCACTCCAACACTAACTGCTGTCGGACCTGTAGGACCCCTCATGAATTTTGATGATTTAACGTCAACTCTTTCATACAAGCTAAAGTAA
- a CDS encoding site-specific DNA-methyltransferase, translating to MPWRNKIFKGDCVSVLEKLPKHSVDMIFADPPYNLQLDGALYRPDHSLVDAVDDAWDQFESFAAYDAFTRAWLLACRRVLKPNGTLWVIGSYHNIFRVGTALQDLGFWMLNDIIWRKNNPMPNFRGRRFQNAHETLIWAVRDQKDKKYTFNYDALKAANEDLQMRSDWLFPLCTGAERLKDDSGRKLHPTQKPQALLARIIMASSKPGDVILDPFFGSGTTGAVAKLLGRDFVGIEREQDYIDAACERIAAVKPLAHPELAILDRKKAEPRVAFNSLLEAGLLYPGEVLYDRKKQVSAIVRADGTIMHGGEAGSIHAMGRKAQDSQSCNGWTFWYYEENGRLKSIDHLRMIIRSQMLKTGVL from the coding sequence ATGCCATGGCGCAATAAAATTTTTAAAGGAGATTGTGTTTCCGTTCTAGAAAAACTCCCAAAACATTCGGTTGATATGATTTTTGCGGATCCACCCTATAATTTGCAATTGGATGGAGCTTTATACCGCCCAGATCATTCACTTGTTGATGCGGTTGATGATGCATGGGATCAGTTTGAGAGTTTTGCTGCGTATGATGCTTTTACCCGTGCATGGTTGCTTGCTTGTCGTCGTGTATTAAAACCCAACGGAACACTTTGGGTTATCGGATCTTACCATAATATTTTTCGAGTTGGGACGGCATTACAAGATTTAGGTTTTTGGATGCTTAATGATATTATTTGGCGCAAAAATAATCCGATGCCTAATTTTCGAGGGCGCCGTTTTCAAAATGCTCATGAGACGCTTATTTGGGCCGTGCGAGATCAAAAAGATAAAAAGTATACATTTAATTATGATGCCTTAAAAGCGGCAAATGAAGATTTACAAATGCGTTCAGATTGGCTTTTCCCTCTCTGCACTGGAGCTGAACGTTTAAAGGATGATTCAGGGCGTAAATTACATCCAACACAAAAACCGCAAGCGTTATTAGCGCGTATTATTATGGCTTCCAGTAAACCTGGTGATGTTATTCTTGATCCCTTTTTTGGTTCGGGAACAACTGGGGCTGTTGCCAAGCTTTTAGGGCGTGATTTTGTTGGGATTGAACGCGAGCAAGATTACATTGATGCAGCATGTGAGAGAATTGCGGCGGTTAAACCTTTAGCGCACCCAGAACTAGCTATTTTGGATAGAAAAAAAGCAGAACCGCGCGTAGCATTCAACAGTTTGCTTGAAGCAGGTTTACTCTATCCTGGAGAAGTTCTTTATGATCGTAAGAAGCAAGTATCCGCTATTGTAAGAGCTGATGGTACAATTATGCATGGTGGTGAAGCGGGCTCAATTCACGCAATGGGAAGAAAGGCTCAAGATTCGCAGAGTTGTAATGGTTGGACCTTTTGGTATTATGAGGAAAATGGACGGTTGAAGTCCATAGATCATTTAAGAATGATCATACGTTCACAAATGTTAAAAACGGGTGTTTTATGA
- the thrC gene encoding threonine synthase, translating to MKYISTRGEAPALSFTETIMTGLASDGGLYLPDKFPQLSFDALRALRGHSYTTIAKTILWPFVNNEIEYTTFENMIVESYATFHHPAICPLRQTGADEFILELFHGPTLAFKDVAMQFLSRLMDYVLTEKNRCATIIAATSGDTGGAAIQAFAGTEHSDIFILFPKGRVSPVQQRQMTTNQCSNVHAIAIEGNFDDCQALVKAMFNDHNFRKKRALSGVNSINWARIMAQIVYYFSSALSLGAPDRAVSFTVPTGNFGDIFAGYVAARMGLPIAQLVIATNDNDILARTLTSGTYKTQPIIHTTSPSMDIQVSSNFERLLFESGNRDPMWIRNAMENLKQSGHFTLDEKQLKNIRSLFSAGKSNMAATAQTIDSVYKESGYLVDPHTAVALQVARENKKPHIPMIVLATAHPAKFPDTIKSACGLHVPWPSHLNDVMKREEHFISLANDEKIVKDYISLKSRASY from the coding sequence ATGAAATATATTAGCACGAGAGGTGAAGCTCCTGCTTTAAGCTTTACAGAAACGATCATGACAGGGTTGGCAAGTGATGGGGGACTTTATCTGCCAGATAAATTTCCTCAGCTATCATTTGATGCGTTACGAGCACTTCGTGGTCACTCCTATACAACAATTGCTAAAACTATTCTGTGGCCCTTTGTGAATAACGAAATCGAATATACAACTTTTGAAAATATGATTGTTGAATCTTATGCAACCTTTCACCATCCAGCAATCTGTCCGTTACGACAAACTGGAGCAGATGAATTTATCCTCGAACTCTTTCATGGTCCTACTTTAGCTTTTAAAGATGTCGCAATGCAGTTTCTTTCTCGACTGATGGATTATGTTTTGACTGAAAAAAATAGATGTGCAACGATTATTGCTGCAACATCAGGTGATACAGGAGGGGCTGCGATACAAGCTTTTGCTGGAACAGAACACTCAGATATTTTTATTTTATTTCCTAAAGGACGAGTATCCCCTGTTCAACAACGGCAAATGACAACCAATCAATGTTCAAATGTTCATGCCATTGCCATTGAAGGAAATTTTGATGATTGCCAAGCTCTTGTCAAAGCAATGTTTAATGACCACAATTTTCGTAAAAAAAGGGCGCTTTCAGGTGTTAATTCTATAAATTGGGCGCGTATCATGGCGCAAATTGTTTACTATTTTTCATCTGCACTTTCCTTAGGAGCTCCTGATAGGGCTGTTTCATTTACTGTTCCTACTGGAAATTTTGGTGATATTTTTGCAGGTTATGTTGCAGCCCGTATGGGATTACCCATTGCTCAACTGGTTATCGCAACGAATGATAACGACATCCTTGCACGTACATTGACCAGTGGTACTTACAAAACACAACCAATAATTCATACAACATCACCTTCTATGGATATTCAGGTCTCTTCTAATTTTGAACGTTTGCTCTTTGAAAGTGGCAATCGTGATCCAATGTGGATTCGCAATGCAATGGAAAACTTGAAACAATCAGGACATTTTACTCTTGATGAAAAGCAACTCAAAAATATTCGTTCCCTATTTTCCGCTGGGAAAAGCAACATGGCTGCAACTGCTCAAACAATTGATAGTGTCTATAAGGAAAGTGGCTATCTTGTTGATCCACATACAGCCGTTGCTCTTCAAGTAGCGCGTGAAAACAAAAAACCGCATATTCCAATGATCGTCCTTGCCACGGCTCATCCAGCTAAATTTCCTGATACTATTAAAAGTGCTTGTGGACTTCATGTCCCATGGCCATCTCATCTCAATGATGTAATGAAACGCGAAGAACACTTTATAAGTCTTGCTAATGATGAAAAAATAGTAAAAGATTATATCTCTTTAAAATCGCGTGCATCTTATTAA